Genomic DNA from Triticum dicoccoides isolate Atlit2015 ecotype Zavitan chromosome 4B, WEW_v2.0, whole genome shotgun sequence:
gcaaggtgatgatgtagtcgtactcgacgtgatccaaatcaccgatgacctgcgccgaacggacggcacctccgcgttcaacacacgtacggaacagccacgtctcctccttcttgatccagcaagggagggaggagaggttgagggagatggcaccagcagcagcacgacggcgtggtgttgatggagctgcagtactccggcagagcttcgctaagcactatggaggtggatgaggtgttggggagggagaaggaggcaaccaaaggccgagacgttcaggtatgaagtccctcctctcccccactatatataggggtgccaagggggggtggccggccctaggagatctaatctcctagggggtgcggcggccaaggggggttttccctccccccaaggcacctaggaggtgccttaccctcctaggactcttgccccccttgaaccctaggcgcatgggcctatgtggggctggtgcccttggcccattaggccaaggcgcacccccaccagcccatgtggccccccgggacaggtggacccacccggtggacccccgggacccttccggtggtcccggtacaataccgataaccccgaaacttgtcccgatgcccgaaacaggacttcccatatataaatctttacctccggaccattccggaactcctcatgatgtccgggatctcatccgggactccgaacaacattcgggttactgcatatacatatccctataaccctagcgtaactgaaccttaagtgtgtagaccctacgggttcgggagacatgcagacatgaccgagactatctcagtcaataaccatcagcaggatctggatacccatgatggctcccacatgctcctcgatgttgtcatcggatgaaccactatgtcgaggattcgatcaaaccctgtatgcaattccctttgtcaatcggtacgttacttgcccgagactcgatcgtcggtatcccaataccttgttcagtctcgttaccggcaagtcactttactcgtaccgtaatgcatgatcccgtgtccaacaccttggtcacattgagctcaatatgatgatgcattaccgagtgggcccagagatacctctccgtcatacggagtgacaaatcccagtctcgatccgtgtcaacccaacagctactttcggagatacctgtaatgtacctttatagtcacccagttacgttgtgacgtttggtacacccaaggcattcttacggtatccgggagttacacgatctcatggtcgaaggaagagatacttgacacttgcaaagctctagcaaaacgaactacacgatcttttatgctatgcttagaattgggtcttgtccatcacatcattctcctaatgatgtgatcccgttatcaatgacatccaatgtccatagtcaggaaaccatgactatctgttgatcacaacgagctggtcaactagaggcttaccagggacattgtgtggtctaagtattcacacgtgtattacgatttccggataatacagttatagcatgaataaaagacaattatcatgaacaatgaaatataataatacttttattattgcctctagggcatatttccaacaataccatgctctgacttttctagggaatttttgcaacagcggtaaactttctgttttcaaacagcaacatgcaaactagcaaaataagcatggcaaaggctatccttgacttttttattgaaactaaagaggcaaaacacaattctaactaacagcaagcaaaaactaacaaaagaaattgacgctccaagcaaaacatatatcatgtggcgaataaaaatatagctccaagtaaagttaccgatgaacgaagacgaaagaggggatgccttccgaggcatccccaagcttagttgcttggttgtccttgaatattaccttggggttccttgagaatccccaagcttaggctctttccactccttatttcattgtccatcgaatcgttacccaaaacttgaaaacttcaaccacacaaaactcaaaacaaaactcgtaagctccgttagtataagaaaataaaaccaccacttaggtactgtaatgaactaattctaaattcatattggtgtaatatctactgtactccaacttatctatggttcataccctccgatactactcatagattcatcaaaataagcaaacaacacatagaaaacagaatctgtcaaaaacagaacagtctgtagtaatctatataaaacgtatacttctggaaccccaaaaattattaaataaattgctggacctgcgcaatttgtctattaatcatcttcaaaaagaatcaacctaaaagcactctccagtaaaaaatggcagctaatatcgtgagcactaaagtttctgtttttcacagcaagatcacataaacttcacccaagtcttcccaaaggttctacttggcactttattgaaacaaaagctataaaacatgattactacagtagaataatcatgtggacacaaaaaaacagtaaggataaatattgggttgtctcccaacaagcgcttttctttaatgccttttagctaggcatgatgatgacaatgatgctcacataaaagataagaattgaaacataacgggagcatcatgaagcatatgactagcacatttaagcctaacccacttcatatgcatagggattttgtgagcaaacaacttatgggaacaataatcaactagcataggatggcacaacaagcatagcttcaagaatttaagcatatagagaggaaacttgacattattgcaattcctacaagcatatgttcctccctcataataatttcagtagaatcatgaatgaattcaacaatataaccagcacctaaagcattcttttcatgatctacaagcatagaaaattttctactctccacataagcaaactttttctttatagcatacgtatcatcacaataatcatcatagataggaggcatgctttcatcatagtaaatttgctcatcaaagcttgggggacaaaaaatatcatcttcatcaaacataccttccccaagcttgtggctttgcatatcattagcatcatggatattcaaggaattcatactaacaacactgcaatcatgctcatcattcaaagatttagtaccaaacattctatagatttcttcctctagcacttgagcacaattttcctttccatcatactcacgaaagatattaaaaaggtgaagcgtatgagccaaactcaactccattttttttgtagttttcttttataaactagactagtgctaaaacaagaaacaaaagattcgattgcaagatctaaagatataccttcaagcgctaacctccccggcaacggcgccagaaaagagcttgatgtctactacacaaccttcttcttgtagacattgttgggcctgcaagtgcacaggtttgtaggacagtagcaaatttccctcaagtggatgacctaaggtttatcaatccgtaggaggcgtaggatcaagatggtctctctcaagcaaccctgcaaccaaataacaaagagtctcttgtgtccccaacacacccaatacaatggtaaattgtataggtgcactagttcagcgaagagatggtgatacaagtgcaaaatagatagtagatatgggtttttgtaatctgaaaatataaaaacagcaaggtaacaagtggtaaaagtgatcgtaaacggtattgcaatgataagaaacaaggcctagggttcatactttcactagtgcaagttctctcaacaataataacatagatagaacatatgacaagccctcaacatgcaacaaagagtcactccaaagacactaatagtggagaacaaacgtagagattatggtcgggtacgaaaccaccacaaagctattcgttcggatcaatctataaaagagttcgtactagaataacaccttaagatacaaatcaaccaaaaccctaatgtcacctagatactccattgtcacatcaagtatccgtgggcatgattatacaatatgcatcacacaatctcagattcgtccaaccaacataaaagtacttcaaagagtgccccaaagtttctaccggagagtcaagaacgtgtgccaacccctatgcataggttcccaagtgtcacgaaacccgcaagttgatcaccaaaacatacatcaagtggatcaatagaataacccattgtcaccacggttatcccacgcaagacatacatcaagtgttcataaaagactcaatccgataagataacttcaaaggggaaactcaattcatcacaagagagtagagggggagaaacatcataagatccaactacaatagcaaagctcaggatacatcaagatcgtgccatagaagaacacgagagagagagagagagagagagagagagagagagatcaaacacatagctactggtacataccctcaaccccgagggtgaactactccctcctcgtcatggatagtgccgggatgatgaagatggcctccggtgatgggatccccctccggcagggtgccggaagagggtcccgattggtttttggtggctacagaggcttgcggcggcggaactcccgatctatcttctgttctgggagttttagggtacgtaggtatatatgggtgcaggaagaccgtcggtggagctacgggggacccacgaggcaggggggcgcgcccaggggggagggcgcgccccccaccctcgtgagcacctcccgtatcttctgacgtggggtccaagtctatcaggtgggtttcctttcaaaaataacttctccagttgatttcgttccgttttgactccgtctgatattccttttcctcgaaacactgaaatgggcacaaaacaacaaatctgggttgggcctccggttaataggttagtcccaaaaataatataaaagtggataataaagcccaatattgcctaaaacagtagataaagtagcatggagcaatcaaaaaatatagatacgttggagacgtatcatgtcctctactttttcttgctttcttgggGGTTGTGGGTTCTCGACCCTCTTACTTACAAAACCTTGGGAATTGAACACTTGTTTGTACATTTGAATAAGCATTAGTCCCTAATCATTTGTCATCAACACCAAAACCATGTGGGGGTTCTAATGCCTTTTTCACTCCGCAACCTCCTCTTCAATTGGTAATCCACACCGACACATAACAATAAGCCTCCATGTCAATTCATAATAAAAATGAGGCAATTCTCATAAATCTACAAGCTTGATAGGAGTTGTAAATGGATTTACCGTATCCACCTCTCATGTTGTCATTTTCTGGTGCACAAGAAATGCAATAAGTTCAAGTTCCTCCATTGAATGGGTCAACGTCATCCTAGAGGAAGACACAAGACATGTGCGGCATACTTGGAATGAAGTGGTACCATTTAGCTTTGGTACCGGAGGAGTGTTTTCACTGTCTTTTTTCATTTAGGTGTGGCAATGGTAAAGGACAAAATATAGCATTCATGTTATTCCATACAACAATGACAGGTTAGCGATAAAAAAATTAAGATATATCATTGGGTAGTATACCCAAGGTCCAAACCAAATCATGGCATATGGTCGCATCTACATTcataaatataggaaaatatttatTTGGTTTTATCGCTTTAGGAAAATCAACATAGATTTATACCATTTTTACAAGAAGCAACTCGATCATCGTAAACAAATTGGTAGTATGAACCGCCGACCCCCCTACGCGTCCAGCACGCTAGCCTTGAAATACAACCAATATTGACCATAGCTATATTCACTTCACTTCACTCGCATCTAGTTGCCATTTTTTGTTCATGGTGATGTCATGGAAATGGAAGACATTGATTTTATTAGTTGTTTATCTAATAAAGAGTGTGACCAAATAATGACAAAAGGGGTAAGTGCATCGATTCGGACTTAATACTCTGCAAACCATTTCAATACTATATAATAGTTTTACCAAAGTCACATTAAAGCGCTAGGAGTGTGTCCCTTTGACTAATATTTAGCCCTAACTTGCCGATTATATTTTTTTTGACGTGAAACACCATGCATTCTATTAACTAATGGGCCCAGCAATATTACCGGCCACAACACCGCTTACATCTTGGAAAACATTAGTAAGCCAAATATGTTGGTTGTCGATCATAGCCCTTGAACCATAACCAGCTAGTAGATGAGCAGGGATATTACAAAGACGAGAACAAACATCAACCTTATAACCTATGAAGTACACTTATAGCTTGAACTTGGCTTCTTGAAAGAGGATGCCAAGAGGTGCACGGTCCAGGTTACTTACCCCAACGCAAGCTTCGGCGAGAGGCGGATCACGAAGAAAGTAACTCGGCCCATACTAAACTCTTCAGCAAGCCTGATAGCATTCATCATGGCCAAAGTTTTTTTTACCTGGGTTGTAAGTTTTTTAACAGGATTGCAAGTTTTCTAGAAAAGAAAAAAGGACCACCTCAAAAAGAAAAAAGGACTATCAGGGCCAGGGCCCAAACCCACTGGCGTCCGGCCCTGTGAAAAGCCCACACGTTCTGCGTCTGGGTGGGGGTTTTCTGCGCTCCCCTTCCGCATTGCGTGCGCCCTCGCGGTCGAACGGCCTCGCCACCCCCACTCCTCTCGCCCACGCCCGCCACCGCCGAAGAAGCTGCCATGGCGGCCGGCGACACGGGCGCGCCCGCGGCGGGCGGAGCGGGGCAGGAAGACTCGCCCGAGCCGCCGCGGGGCGAGCGAACCACCCCCGATCACCACGCTCCGGCGTCGCCGGGCGCTTCCGAAGAGGAAGAGGGCGCCAGCGGAGCAGTCGAGGCGGGGCAGGACGACGCGCCCGAGCTGGAGGACGAGCAGGGGGAGGGCGGCGACGCCACGGAGGACGacgtggatgaggaggaggaggaggaggaggaaggggacggggaggaggaggagggagacgacgaggaggaggacgccccgaCGCACCTGCCGTTCGCGCCCGCGGAGGAAGAGGTACGCGGCCTCGCCTCGCCTCCCACCCCGTCTCCCCGCCTCGCGTTCCCTCTGCCGCGCGCGCAACGAGGGTTTTTGCGTCGCTCCCGTGGTTTCCATTTCCCTCGCTCTCGCGAGCATTCCGTCGAGCAGTTGGTGCGCGCTTCGAGGGCGACCGCTGTTGTTAGAACAACTAAGCGATTCCGTGCCTCAGGGTGAGCGAGGACATCCCGCACGGCACGTTGTGCTCGATGCTGGTTGAATTGCCCTCCTCCATCCATGGGACAGAGGGTGAATTCCTTCCCGGGGAACATCCATCTTGCATTTTCTTTGCTATTGTGATTTGTGGGCCATGCAATTTGCATTTACGGCTGAGATCTGCCACTATGTTTACATGCCCAAATCTGTTATTACAACTGGAGTTTAATTGCAGCTGTTGTGGAGCAATTGTTTCTAGATGATGTCAATTTGCATTTACAGCTGAGTACTGTGAATATGGCACTGGAATGTACTCCCTACATAGTTATTACAACTGGGGTTTACTTACCAAGCAACTGCTTATCGTGAACATGAAACTTTAATGTACATAGTTTTCACAATTGGTGTTTAGTTGCTTTGTCATCAATATTTTCATTTAGATGCCTTGTCAGGAAGACATAAATAGTTGCCGAACATGCTCCCTTGGAATTATAGTAATATCTTGTTGTCTTAATGTTCAATCTTCTGGTTGTAATTATCTGCAGTCACTTGATGACACAAACGCAACTACAGTTGATCCAAGCTATACTATCTCTCTTATAAGGCAACTAATACCTAAGGGATCCAGTGTGGAGAAAGAGTTCAGGTGGTGGTACTTCCAGATTTCCCCCCATTAAGTTTGTTTAGCAATGAAGGCTGTCATTAAAACGACCTGGTTGTCCTAATAATGTCTGCCTCATGCAAAAAGTGACAAGCAAAGGGTCAATTCTGATGACAGGGATTCAACGCAACCGGATAACACGGATCCTTCTGAGAAAAGTGACAAGCAGGGTCTTCCAGAAGAAAGAAGTGTCAGTCCTAAGGATCAGTTGGAAGAGTGTGGTTGTATTCTGTGGGATCTTGCGGCTAGTACACCTCAAGCAGAACTTATGGTATTTATCTGCATCATTCTCTTGTATAAGGATGTATTTCTTCTATAGGTTTGTCATAAACAGAAGGCGAACCGTTTTGCTATATGAAACTTGTTTATTGCTGCTCAATTTTTTACTGAACAAGATACTAGCAAGCAGGAAGTTTGAGAGATTTTGATTGCCTTATCTGCACTGGCTTTAGACATTGTCTGGATATCCTGGGTTTTAATACGATGTGGTTGGCTTGTTAGATCAATTAGGAGTAGATAAGCAAAGAATTAAGGTGGATAATTGTAATTGTCTCATTCTTTTAGTTTTGTAGCTCCTTTGTGCTTATATTTTATCTATAAATTTTGCTGGTGATAGCTACTTGTAGTGTGAATGCTTATGTCATAATAACATGCTAATTCTAACAAACATTTTAAATGGAAGAATGGCCAGGTTGCAGTAAGTCAAAAGTATTTCTCCTAAATCCTAATTGATCTAACAGCAAATCAAGTGTTCAAAGGAACTACAAAAGGAAATTAAGGCATAATAAACAGAATTTATCCACCTTCCTTTATACCTTAGTAATTGTGCATCTTCTGCTGTTAACAACACTATATTTAACCCTTGTAGATTAATAATCTTGTGATTGAAGTGCTTTTGGAAAACCTTCATACGGCAAATTCTTCTAGGGTGAAGGTGAAATGAAATTTTCCTCTACTGCTCCCTCTCTTTTTGCTAAGCATGTATTGAAGTATCTTGTTTCTTCGAATCTTTTGTCCCTGCAGGAAATTTGTCTTGGAATCATGGGAAACTTAGTCTGTCATGAATCTCTAGTTGCTGCAATCTCTTTGAAAAAAGGTTTAATTGCAACTGTTGTGGAGCAATTGTTTATAGATGATGTCCAATGCCTTTCTGAAACATTCAGGTTGGGTATCTTTGGGattaagtttttttttttttgccggactcaaagttattatttagaaccaattttttttattatttatttatcagCTGTTTGACAAGCTGTTTATTATTCTAGCATTGCAAGATATTTCATCCCGTGAAATTTAAGCCTTATCATGTGAAATAGATCTTGGTAGTTTAGCTCAGCACACACACGATTACCATGTTGATATATTATTTATGTTCTTGAATTTGTGCATTTTGTATTGGTCAGATACCCATTcaattttactccctccgtccggaaatacttgtcatcaaaatgaataaaagatgatgtatctagatgtattttagttttagatacattcttttttgtccattttgatgacaagtattttcggacggagggagtaccacataACTATGCAAATGCCCACATGCAAAACTACACATCCTTACATCACATGTTACATGCATACCTACATTTGGGCATACCCAATCAATCACTAGTTGTTGAAGTTGTGGATGAAAATGCTTGAACATACAGCACTTTTGCAAAAAATATAACCATTTTCAACTGTGTTAGTAGGTTATGTACTTATGTTATTGGGGGATAGGAGCTAAGTAAATTTAGATTTTGTTTTTCTTGATAATTTAATTTTCTATTGTCGATGTTCAAAACTTGGAGAAGCTGCTTTCTAATTGTTCTGAGTTGTAGACAATGAGAATTGAGAAGTTCCATCTATGCTCTGTTCTTTTTTGCTTATTTTGACTTGTGTTGCTGTCTGTAAAAAAAAAATTCTTACACCCCGAGATAGTTGGAATGAGTATTATTGCTAAGTTTCATCAGTGGTGCATCCTCACACAGTTTTTCTTAGACAGGTTGTTGGCTGCCATTCTTCGGTCCAGTGCATTTGTTTCTTGGGCTCAAGCTCTTTTACCTGATGAGGTTCTTTCACGTATTCTATGGATAGTTGGGAAGACAGATAATTCTACATTACTTGAAAAGGTATTGTACTGAATTCGTATATGCAACTTGTTGTGACTGCGTATTGTACTGAATTCGTATATGCAACTTGTTGTGACTGCGTATTGTACTGAATTCGTATATGCAACTTGTTGTGACTAATCCGTAGAGTTGGTCCTCACAACTTTAGTGACTTCTGTTCTTTTTAAATTGAATTTTGACATATATGGACACATTATATTTCTTTTGTAGGACTTGTGTAACATAAATTGTTTTAATCATCTTAGCTCATTCTTCTATACATGATTGTTAGGCATGTGTGTTTGCCTGCTTAACTCTGTTATCAGTTCACCATATCCTGAGGTAGTTTCAAGAAGGTCGTCGTCGAATAGTTTCTATGGACTGTTTCATCTTCCCAAACACTTCCTTAGTTGTATGGTCCAGTCTTACTCATTGCTACCATATCCATGTTATCCGAACAATGTAGAATTATCCTTGGTCAGAATGAGGTCCTGTTTTTTCCCATGGCAATTGCTTGGTTCTCTTCTGTGAAAATTCTTCTCTTAGGGGAATATCTGAATTTTTTTGGCTGCATTTTGGTAACAGTTGATACTCTTGAGAAACATGTGACTGCAAATTGCAATTTTATCAAACTTTTAGCTGCAGAGGTCTTATGGTCTTTGAACCAGCATCTATTTGCTTATCGTTCTACAATAACTTTTATAGCAGTGAAAGCATTTATTTTCCTACAATTATACTGTAAAACTAATTTTGCCCATTGTTATGTGTTGTATGATTCGGTTGAAATTGTCAGCCCAGCCGAACTATCGCAACTACTTTCATCTTATTATACTATGGTTCAGCTGAAAAATTTCCATCCTTTATATTTGCATGTGTTTAACTGTTTGGTTATTTCGTATGTGAATTACTGGTTGCAGATCATTGACTTCCTATCAACTGTCATTGATAATCGAGATGTGATTGCTATGCTTATCCAGCCCTTGCTTAAACTGGGTCTAGTTGACCGTGTTATTGGGTTACTAACAACTGAGCTTGAAAGATCAGCGGATGAGAAGCTAGACAGGTATGTTGAACTAACTTGAAATTCGGCAAGGTTTTCATTTTATAAAAGTTATCTGTTACAGATTTTGAACTATTATTGTTCAaggtatcatggaagcttcttctaTGTACTCCCTACATTCCAAAATGCAAGGTGTATTAATTTTGAGAAAAGTCAAACTTATCTAGGTTTGGTCAAATAGAAAAGCGTTTGACCTTAAAACTTATACACTTTAAATTATAGATTGGAGGGAGTATTTGGTAAATTTTCTGTAGTTTAAGAATAAATCATAGGAAAAACACCTAAGGGCCTGTTTGGATATGTGGTATTTCTCTGGAGATTTATGGCATTCAGTTCGATTATGGGCTGAATGCTGAAGCTCCCAAAACAGTTGTGTAAGGAACCCTCAAGGATTTGAATCCTCCATAGTCCCGTTTAAAGTCATTGTTTCAAATAGATCCTTAAAGCTTCATAGAATATTTTTTATATTTCATGTCTTCTAGGTAAAGTTTAGGTCCTTAACCTATCTTCTGAGATGTGGCCATTTGTTGTTTCCCAATAATATGGTCTGAGCATTTTAAGTTTCTTACATTCCCACTTCCTAGTTTTAATTTAATAGGACTGTAGCTGCATTTCTCTGTCACTGCGATAACCCTTCTtagtttttgaattttgaattaacAACCTGGGACAGTAATGGATTTACCTTACCTTTTTCTTAACACGTTTCAGATCGGATTCTCTTGAATTGATCCTTCACTTCATGGAAGAATTATCAGCCATACACTGTGTTTCAAAGGCAATGACATCGAATGACTGGCTGATTAAAGTGTTAGTTAACATGATCAAATCGCCTGATAAAGTTGAGGTGAGCATGTTGCCACTGCTACCATTTCATATATTTGTTCATCAGCCCAGTCGAATTCTGGTTCATACATTTTGGAAGAAATGCATTATGTTGTTGCCTCCTTGGTACCCAATTGTTAGCTTGACCAACTCATAACTCTTAACAAGCAAGCTGTTCCGAATTTTTTGATTGTCAGTAAGTCATGAATTTTTTTTCCG
This window encodes:
- the LOC119294662 gene encoding protein saal1-like isoform X2 → MAAGDTGAPAAGGAGQEDSPEPPRGERTTPDHHAPASPGASEEEEGASGAVEAGQDDAPELEDEQGEGGDATEDDVDEEEEEEEEGDGEEEEGDDEEEDAPTHLPFAPAEEESLDDTNATTVDPSYTISLIRQLIPKGSSVEKEFRDSTQPDNTDPSEKSDKQGLPEERSVSPKDQLEECGCILWDLAASTPQAELMINNLVIEVLLENLHTANSSRVKEICLGIMGNLVCHESLVAAISLKKGLIATVVEQLFIDDVQCLSETFRLLAAILRSSAFVSWAQALLPDEVLSRILWIVGKTDNSTLLEKIIDFLSTVIDNRDVIAMLIQPLLKLGLVDRVIGLLTTELERSADEKLDRSDSLELILHFMEELSAIHCVSKAMTSNDWLIKVLVNMIKSPDKVEVASYCASVVIVISNILTDGKHLVPKISRDLAFLEGLLEVLPEVPDDDQARYALWSILARILAQVQGTELNSSSLDQFASLFSGKFGLIKDDLESQVVDEEKLTPEDALLKGWTSRCLVAISFFMERWIEEKSSTGDSIDNAREVLSYCQKALS
- the LOC119294662 gene encoding protein saal1-like isoform X1; this translates as MAAGDTGAPAAGGAGQEDSPEPPRGERTTPDHHAPASPGASEEEEGASGAVEAGQDDAPELEDEQGEGGDATEDDVDEEEEEEEEGDGEEEEGDDEEEDAPTHLPFAPAEEESLDDTNATTVDPSYTISLIRQLIPKGSSVEKEFSDKQRVNSDDRDSTQPDNTDPSEKSDKQGLPEERSVSPKDQLEECGCILWDLAASTPQAELMINNLVIEVLLENLHTANSSRVKEICLGIMGNLVCHESLVAAISLKKGLIATVVEQLFIDDVQCLSETFRLLAAILRSSAFVSWAQALLPDEVLSRILWIVGKTDNSTLLEKIIDFLSTVIDNRDVIAMLIQPLLKLGLVDRVIGLLTTELERSADEKLDRSDSLELILHFMEELSAIHCVSKAMTSNDWLIKVLVNMIKSPDKVEVASYCASVVIVISNILTDGKHLVPKISRDLAFLEGLLEVLPEVPDDDQARYALWSILARILAQVQGTELNSSSLDQFASLFSGKFGLIKDDLESQVVDEEKLTPEDALLKGWTSRCLVAISFFMERWIEEKSSTGDSIDNAREVLSYCQKALS